The Candidatus Eisenbacteria bacterium genome includes the window AAGCGTGCACTCACACACGCGAAGGCCGGCCATCGATCGGGTGCGAACAACGCCTCGAGCCCGTTCATGCCGCGAGGCTCGGAAGGCTGCGGATCATCTGGACGACGTAGCCCACCAGGGTTCCGAGCACCCACGGCAGCGTGATCGCGAACACCAAAGCCATCAGCACCAGCTTGGGCAGGAACGTGAGCGTCTGCTCCTGGAGCTGCGTCACGGCCTGCACCACGCTGACCGCCACGCCGACCAGCAGCGCGGTGAGCAGCAGCGGTGCCGCGACGGTGAGCGACATCGTCAGCGAGTGCCGAATGAGATCGACCGCAAACGAGGAGTTCATGGCGTCACCGGAAGCTCTGGACGAGGTTCTGGACCACCAGCACCCAGCCGTCTGCGAGCACGAACAGCAACAGCTTGAGCGGCAGCGAGATCAT containing:
- the fliQ gene encoding flagellar type III secretion system protein FliQ; this translates as MNSSFAVDLIRHSLTMSLTVAAPLLLTALLVGVAVSVVQAVTQLQEQTLTFLPKLVLMALVFAITLPWVLGTLVGYVVQMIRSLPSLAA